TTGCTCATGTTCTCGGCGACGTACTCGCCGCGAGCGGTGTTGTGCATCTGGCTGAGGGGGACTTCGGAGGGACAGGCGTGATCACAGCGCATGCAGTTCGAGCACTTCATCACCGAGTCGTCGATGTCGTGGTCGTCCTGGCGCTTGAGCCGCCACTGCTCGGGGCCCTGGAACTTCGGACCGGGGAACTCGTCGTCGACCTCGGCGACGGGACAGTTGGTGTCGCAGGTCGAGCACTTGTAGCAGTTGTCCGCCCCCGGCCGGAGGTCCATCTCCTCGGGTTCGGGGAAGACCTGGATCGGTTCGAACTCGTCGTCCGCGTGGTCGTCGGTGGGTTGTTCTGTGTCACTCATTGGATCGAATCGGTCGTGTCGGTCGGAGAGTCGCTGCCCGGAGAGCGGTCCGTTGCGGCGATCATTCTGCGTCCTCCGTCGCCCGTTCGCCGGCGCGGCTGCCCGCGACGTACCCCGTCGCGAGCGAGACGCCGCTGCCGGACTTCTCGGCCGCGTAGTCGTAGCCGCCCAGCACCGCGCCCGCCGCCCGCAGGTTCGAAAACTCGAGGTCGCCCTCCCCGTCGAGGGGACGAAGCTCGCGGTCGACGGTAAGGCCGTAGCGGGCGAACGGCTGGTCGCCGAAGGCGTCGTCGACGAACCAGTCGTAGCGGTCGGGCGCGTGGGGAACGTGGCAGTCGAAGATCGGTTCGAACACGCGTCCGGAACGCCGTGCCAGCGCCTCGTCGACCTCGCTGCCGGTCGCGGTCCGTGGCTCCGCCGGCGCCCCGTCAGAACCCACGCTCGAGCGGTACGCCGGCGAGCTCGCCGGGTCGTCTCCGGTGCCGTGGGTCGCCGCGTCGTCCACCCCGTCCGTCGGGACCGGCTCGCGCCTCGAGCGGATCCCCTTTCCGACGAGTCCGCCGGTCGCGAGGACGTACTCGCTCGCGCGGTAGGGCACCTCTCGGCCCTTCCGGTCGACGAGAACGCGGTCTATGCGGGCAGCGTCCGTGTCGTCCCCGTCGCCCGCGCCGCTCTCGACGCCGTCTGCCGCCGGTTCGAGTTCGTAGTCGACCACGGGAACGCCGGTCGTCACGCGCACCCCCGCCTCCCCGAGCGCCCCGTACAGCAGGTCCTCGAGGCGCATTCCGGGCAGGCTGGGCGGGCCGGACGGCACCTCGAAGACCGGGATCCCGAGGCGTTCCTCGAGGTCCCGGCGGACGACCCCGGCGTTCTCGTCGCCGAGAATCGGCGGGAAGCCGACTCTGGCTGCGGACTCGAGGTGCGGCCGGACGGTTTCGGCCAGCGCGGTCCGGGCGGGCGCCTCGCCGACGCCCGTGTCGACCGGCGTATCCCGGTCGAGGATGTGGGCGTAGCGCGTGACCTTCGCGTCGTCCCGGCGGATTCCCGGGAACGGGAGGGTAACGCCTCGAGCGGCGAACGGAACGCCCGCGGCCTCGAGATGGTCGGCCGCGAGCGGCGCATCGAAGTCGGGCAAGCCGTGAAAGCCGACGAGGAGGGTGTCGCGGGGGTCGCTCGCCAGTCCCGCTTCCGTCGCGGCGGGGTAGCGCGCGGTCGGTTTGACGGTGCCGCCGGACGTCGGCACGAGCGCGTTCGACTCGGTGTGTGCGCCCGAGTAGGCGTCGCCAGCGACCGCGTCGAAAAAGAGCAGCGCCTCGCGGACGGCGTCGACGCCGACCCGCTCGTAGGGGTGGCCTTCGGGGAGGTCCGGAATCGCCTCGAACGGCTCGGCGAGCGGCCCCTCACCCGCAGGCGTGTAACCGAGGACGTCGATCAGGCCGCTGGCGTGGCGGAGCGTGCTCTGTTTGTACGAGAGCAGGCGGACGTCGGCGTCGTGCTCGGCCGCGGCGAGTGCGGCCGTCGCGCCGGCGAGACCGCCGCCGATCACCAGCACGTCGTCTTCGATTGCCATTCAGCGACCGCCTCCGGCAGGGGTTCTCGAGCCCTCGCCGCCGTCGAACGCTCCGTAGTCGACCGACTCGTCGGCGCTCGCGGGGTCGGCGTCGCGGTTCATCGTCGTCGCGTGGAGCGCGTAGTTCAGCATCGCCTGGGAGAGCTGTTCGCCCCAGAGCGCGTGACGCTCGCCCTTCCAGCGCTCCTGAAAGAGTTCGTCGAGGGCGCTTCTGACGGTCGGTTCGTCGTACTCGGGGTGGAGTTCGTGGGCCACCGCGTGACAGCAGAAGCCGCCCTGGCAGTTGCCCATCGACGCCCGGGTGCGGATCCGCACCGCGTTGAGGTCGGAGCCGGACTGTGCGATGGCGTCGCGGATCTCCGCGCGAGTGACGCCCTCGCAGGCGCAGAGCACGGGGTTCGGCTCGTCGGTTCCGAGCACGTCGGGGGCGCGGCTGCCGAGGCGCTGTTTGCTCCGGCGGGCGATCGGCGACCGGAGGCCGAAGTCGTCCATCGCGTCCTCGAGCGCCTCGAGGTTCTCGCTTCCCGGGAGCGCCTCCTCGGCGGTGGTACACGAAGCCCGAACGCCGAGTTCGGCGCAGACGTGGTCGGCGATCTCCTCGGCCATCGCGCGGTACGTGGTGAACTTGCCGCCGACGATGCTCGACATCCCGGAGACGCCGTCGCGCTCTGCGTGATCGAGCAGGAAGAAATCCCGCGTGATGTCCGTGGGATCGGCGGTGCCGGTCCCCGGCGGTTCGTACAGCGGCCGGACCCCCCAGAACGAGCGGATCGTTCGCGCTTCCCGCAGGATCGGCACGAGTTCCGAGAGGGTGTCGATCATCATGTCGACCTCCCACCCCTCTTCGGGGTAGTCGTCCGGGTCCTCGACCTCCTCGTCGGTGGTGCCGAGGATCGCGGTCGTCTCGTGGGGGACGATGATGTCGGCGTCGCCCTTCGGCCGACAGCGGTTGACGACGGTGTCGACCTGGCGGACGTTCATGATCGTCATCACCCCCTTCGAGGGGCGAACCGCGACCTCGAGGTCGGCCATCTGCCCGATCTGTCCGGCCCACGCGCCGGTTGCGTTGACGACGTAGTCGGCGGTGATGTCCTCGGTGGACCCCGGCGCCCGGTGGACGCGCTTTCCGGGGCCCGAGTCGTGGCGGACGGTGACGCCGTAGACGTCGTCGCCCTCGCGCAGGAGGTCGATCACCTCGGCGTGGGTTTCGATCCGGGCGCCGTGGGCCTCGGCGTCGACGGCGTTCGCGACGCAGAGCCGGAACGGGTCGACGGCGCCGTCGGGGACCTGGATCGCCCGCGTGACGTCCCCGGCGAGGTAGGGTTCGACCTCGCGCGCCTCCCGGCCGGAGAGGACGCGCGCGGGAATCCCGCAGTCCCGACAGCCCTCGAGTTTCTCCCGAAAGTAGTCCTCCGGGTCGTCGGGCCCCTGAACGAACAGGCCGCCGGTCAGCTCGACGCAGTGGCCCGCGATCTCGCGGAGGATCCGGTTCTCCTCGATACACTCCCTCGCGCTGGCCTGATCGGAGACCGCGTAGCGCCCGCCGCTGTGTAAGAGACCGTGCATCCGGCCGGTCGTCCCGTGGGTCAGATTGCCCCGTTCGACGAGGGTGACCTCGAGGCCGCGCATCGCGAGGTCCCGCGCGATGCCACAGCCCGTCGAGCCACCCCCGAGAACGAGAACCTCCGTATCGTGTGCCATCCCTTCGCCCGCACCGACGGACGCACGGGCCTTTATTTTATCGCTGGTGGTCGACCGTCGATAACTGCGGTCGACGGAACAGTCTCGCCGTACGGAATGTCCCGGAGTGCGTCGCTCCTCGTCGACCGAATCCGGCGCGTTCGTCGGTGCGATCGTCGTCTCCGCCGCCGATTCGTCGTCGCCCCCTCTCGAGCGCGCCGGCGCCGGTCACCAAGATTTATACCGGTCGTCGCTACTGTTTACCAGTAACACGCGACTACCAGTAACGCCGTCGCGTAGGAAAACGACTTCGGAGTGACCATCAGTGACGGACAACACATACGTCGGCGCGGTAGACCAGGGGACGACGGGCACGCGGTTCATGGTGTTCGACCACGGCGGCCAGGTCGTCGCGAACGCCTACGAGAAACACGAACAGCACTACCCGGAGCCCGGCTGGGTCGAACACGACCCGCTCGAGATCTGGGAGAACACGAAACGCGTCATCACGGCGGCGCTCGAGCGGGCTGCCATCGACCCCGGACAGCTCGAGGCGATCGGCGTCACCAACCAGCGCGAGACGACGGTGCTGTGGGACGCCGAGACGGGGAAGCCGGTCCACAACGCCATCGTCTGGCAGGACCGCCGGACGACCGATCGGATCGAGGAACTCGAGGACAACGGCGGCGTCGAGACCATCCGGGAGAAGACCGGCCTCGAGGCCGACGCCTACTTCTCGGCGACGAAAGCCGAGTGGCTGCTCGACAATGCAGACCCGATCAAACTCGAGCGGAGCCGCCCCGACGACGTCCGAGATCGCGCCGAGAGCGGCGACGTCCTGTTCGGAACGATCGACAGCTGGCTCGTCTACAACCTCACCGGCGCACACGTCACCGAGGTGACGAACGCCTCGCGGACGATGCTGTACAACATCCACGACCTCGAGTGGGACGACGACCTGCTCGCGGCGTTCTCGGTCCCGCGTGCGATGCTGCCGGAGGTGCGCCCCTCGAGCGACGACGACACCTACGGGACGACCGATCCGGACGGCTTTCTGGGCGCCGAGATCCCGGTCGCCGGCGCGCTCGGCGACCAGCAGGCGGCGCTGTTCGGCCAGACCTGCTTCGACGCCGGTGACGCCAAGAACACCTACGGCACCGGGAGCTTCTTCCTGATGAACACCGGGGACGAGGCCGTCGAGAGCGAACACGGGCTGTTGACGACGATCGGCTTCCAGCGCGCCGGCGAGCCGGTCCAGTACGCCCTCGAGGGCTCGATCTTCATCACCGGGGCGGCGATCGAGTGGCTCGAGGACCTGACGCTGATCGACGACCCGACCGAGACGGCCGAACTCGCCCGGAGCGTCGAGTCGACCGACGGCGTCTACGTCGTCCCCGCGTTCACGGGGCTGGGTGCGCCCCACTGGGACCAGCGCGCCCGGGGCACCGTCGTCGGGATGACGCGGGGCACCCGCCGGGAGCACCTCGTCCGGGCGACCCTCGAGTCGATCGCCTACCAGACCCGCGACGTCGCCGAGGCGATGGAGGCCGACTCGGACATCGAGATGACCTCCCTGAAGGTCGACGGCGGCGCCGTCAAGAACAACTTTCTCTGTCAGCTCCAGTCGGACATCATCGGCTCGGAGATCGTCCGTCCCGTCGTCGACGAGACGACGGCGCTCGGCTCGGCGTACGCGGCCGGCCTCGCGGTGGGCTACTGGACCGGCCTCGAGGAGCTCCGGAACAAC
Above is a genomic segment from Natrononativus amylolyticus containing:
- the glpB gene encoding glycerol-3-phosphate dehydrogenase subunit GlpB; the encoded protein is MAIEDDVLVIGGGLAGATAALAAAEHDADVRLLSYKQSTLRHASGLIDVLGYTPAGEGPLAEPFEAIPDLPEGHPYERVGVDAVREALLFFDAVAGDAYSGAHTESNALVPTSGGTVKPTARYPAATEAGLASDPRDTLLVGFHGLPDFDAPLAADHLEAAGVPFAARGVTLPFPGIRRDDAKVTRYAHILDRDTPVDTGVGEAPARTALAETVRPHLESAARVGFPPILGDENAGVVRRDLEERLGIPVFEVPSGPPSLPGMRLEDLLYGALGEAGVRVTTGVPVVDYELEPAADGVESGAGDGDDTDAARIDRVLVDRKGREVPYRASEYVLATGGLVGKGIRSRREPVPTDGVDDAATHGTGDDPASSPAYRSSVGSDGAPAEPRTATGSEVDEALARRSGRVFEPIFDCHVPHAPDRYDWFVDDAFGDQPFARYGLTVDRELRPLDGEGDLEFSNLRAAGAVLGGYDYAAEKSGSGVSLATGYVAGSRAGERATEDAE
- the glpK gene encoding glycerol kinase GlpK, translating into MTDNTYVGAVDQGTTGTRFMVFDHGGQVVANAYEKHEQHYPEPGWVEHDPLEIWENTKRVITAALERAAIDPGQLEAIGVTNQRETTVLWDAETGKPVHNAIVWQDRRTTDRIEELEDNGGVETIREKTGLEADAYFSATKAEWLLDNADPIKLERSRPDDVRDRAESGDVLFGTIDSWLVYNLTGAHVTEVTNASRTMLYNIHDLEWDDDLLAAFSVPRAMLPEVRPSSDDDTYGTTDPDGFLGAEIPVAGALGDQQAALFGQTCFDAGDAKNTYGTGSFFLMNTGDEAVESEHGLLTTIGFQRAGEPVQYALEGSIFITGAAIEWLEDLTLIDDPTETAELARSVESTDGVYVVPAFTGLGAPHWDQRARGTVVGMTRGTRREHLVRATLESIAYQTRDVAEAMEADSDIEMTSLKVDGGAVKNNFLCQLQSDIIGSEIVRPVVDETTALGSAYAAGLAVGYWTGLEELRNNWQVDREFEPRLARSTADEKYARWMDAVDCARGWATDGADP
- the glpA gene encoding anaerobic glycerol-3-phosphate dehydrogenase subunit GlpA, coding for MAHDTEVLVLGGGSTGCGIARDLAMRGLEVTLVERGNLTHGTTGRMHGLLHSGGRYAVSDQASARECIEENRILREIAGHCVELTGGLFVQGPDDPEDYFREKLEGCRDCGIPARVLSGREAREVEPYLAGDVTRAIQVPDGAVDPFRLCVANAVDAEAHGARIETHAEVIDLLREGDDVYGVTVRHDSGPGKRVHRAPGSTEDITADYVVNATGAWAGQIGQMADLEVAVRPSKGVMTIMNVRQVDTVVNRCRPKGDADIIVPHETTAILGTTDEEVEDPDDYPEEGWEVDMMIDTLSELVPILREARTIRSFWGVRPLYEPPGTGTADPTDITRDFFLLDHAERDGVSGMSSIVGGKFTTYRAMAEEIADHVCAELGVRASCTTAEEALPGSENLEALEDAMDDFGLRSPIARRSKQRLGSRAPDVLGTDEPNPVLCACEGVTRAEIRDAIAQSGSDLNAVRIRTRASMGNCQGGFCCHAVAHELHPEYDEPTVRSALDELFQERWKGERHALWGEQLSQAMLNYALHATTMNRDADPASADESVDYGAFDGGEGSRTPAGGGR